A region from the Triticum urartu cultivar G1812 unplaced genomic scaffold, Tu2.1 TuUngrouped_contig_948, whole genome shotgun sequence genome encodes:
- the LOC125532244 gene encoding very-long-chain aldehyde decarbonylase GL1-7-like — translation MNQKKEYDMLKLRVAESSTAYLKFSSDEIPQIWIGDIINDKQQMGAPRGATFIPTSQFPFKKIRKDCTYLSNPAMKIPEAMQNVHTCENWLPRRVMSAWRIAGMVHALEGWGIHECGDDMMDIEQVWSAAIKHGFIPL, via the exons ATGAACCAAAAGAAGGAATATGACATGCTTAAATTGCGAGTTGCAGAGAGCAGCACTGCCTATCTGAAATTCTCCAGTGATGAGATACCTCAG ATCTGGATAGGAGATATCATAAATGATAAGCAACAAATGGGGGCACCAAGAGGAGCAACATTTATTCCTACATCACAGTTTCCCTTTAAGAAGATACGCAAGGATTGCACTTACTTGAGTAACCCTGCAATGAAGATCCCAGAGGCAATGCAGAACGTCCATACCTGTGAG AATTGGCTTCCAAGAAGGGTTATGAGCGCATGGCGCATTGCTGGAATGGTACATGCACTAGAAGGTTGGGGCATCCATGAGTGTGGAGATGATATGATGGACATCGAGCAAGTTTGGTCGGCAGCTATTAAGCATGGATTCATTCCTCTATAA